The following proteins come from a genomic window of Micromonospora zamorensis:
- a CDS encoding DUF899 family protein has translation MTATPASSAAAPPVVDRETWLRERDELLVREKAHTREGDAIAAARRQLPMTLMPTVTVRGPGGDTPLVEVFEGRRMLIAYFHMWHDGKPHEHQCEGCTFSTCHMQMLDYLHARDVTYAVFCEGPYDESAPFAEFMGYRFPWYSAKDSDPALADGRDFGFIACYLRDGDKVYETYWTTGRGVEALMTTYHALDLTVYGRQENWENSPEGWPRVTGHPWRLNGRPTAQWSRPGVAPR, from the coding sequence ATGACGGCAACCCCCGCGTCCAGCGCCGCCGCGCCCCCGGTCGTCGACCGGGAGACCTGGCTGCGCGAGCGCGACGAACTGCTGGTCCGGGAGAAGGCCCATACCCGCGAAGGAGACGCGATCGCAGCCGCTCGTCGTCAGCTGCCGATGACCTTGATGCCGACGGTGACGGTGCGGGGCCCAGGCGGGGACACCCCGCTGGTGGAGGTGTTCGAGGGCCGCCGGATGCTCATCGCCTACTTCCACATGTGGCACGACGGTAAACCGCACGAGCATCAGTGTGAGGGGTGCACCTTCTCGACCTGTCACATGCAGATGCTGGACTACCTGCACGCTCGGGACGTCACCTACGCCGTGTTCTGCGAGGGTCCCTACGACGAAAGTGCCCCGTTCGCGGAGTTCATGGGCTACAGGTTCCCCTGGTATTCGGCGAAAGACTCCGACCCGGCTCTGGCCGACGGTCGTGACTTCGGGTTCATCGCGTGCTACCTGCGCGACGGCGACAAGGTCTACGAGACCTACTGGACCACCGGGCGGGGCGTGGAGGCATTGATGACCACCTACCACGCCCTGGACCTCACGGTGTACGGCCGGCAGGAGAACTGGGAAAACTCGCCTGAAGGCTGGCCGCGGGTCACCGGGCACCCGTGGCGTCTCAACGGCCGCCCCACCGCGCAATGGTCACGCCCCGGCGTCGCACCGCGATGA
- a CDS encoding class I SAM-dependent methyltransferase, with protein MKRTLPIHDPASATGDAASSPDEPVRPTTAHRQRWAIQTMAVASDDKVLEIGCGRGAAVSLVASRLTTGRIVAIDRAATMVRIASKRNMAHINAGRAEIRCVGFESADFDSLRFDKIFAVNVSIFWLGDATQQIERMRSLLTPGGRLYVFGERPTAAHATANLTSTTMLLEAHGFATTTASATRGKSQVLTCVSGAPTD; from the coding sequence GTGAAGCGCACTCTGCCCATCCACGATCCGGCTTCCGCCACCGGCGATGCCGCCTCCTCGCCGGACGAGCCGGTGCGGCCGACGACCGCCCACCGGCAGCGCTGGGCGATCCAGACGATGGCTGTCGCATCCGACGACAAGGTGCTGGAGATCGGATGCGGTCGGGGGGCCGCCGTTTCTCTGGTCGCCAGCCGACTCACGACCGGCCGGATCGTCGCCATCGACCGGGCCGCGACGATGGTGCGAATTGCCAGCAAACGGAACATGGCCCATATCAACGCCGGCCGAGCTGAAATTCGATGTGTCGGATTCGAGTCGGCGGACTTCGATTCGCTCCGTTTCGACAAGATCTTCGCAGTGAACGTCAGCATCTTCTGGCTGGGCGACGCAACACAGCAGATCGAACGGATGCGGAGCCTGCTGACGCCTGGTGGGCGGCTCTACGTGTTCGGCGAACGGCCCACAGCCGCACATGCCACCGCGAACCTCACCTCGACCACGATGCTGCTCGAAGCCCACGGGTTCGCGACAACCACAGCAAGCGCCACTCGCGGTAAGAGCCAGGTGCTCACCTGTGTGAGCGGTGCACCAACCGACTGA
- a CDS encoding toxin-antitoxin system YwqK family antitoxin, which translates to MRVEYDDVEIEDDLRVTHQGELFTGEVVERSPQGQVIALTTYFKGMEDGPSAEWYPSGERKAEGSVRYGIAVGVHEEWHRNGNPAARVEFDDQGKLLSRQRWAEDGTPIKN; encoded by the coding sequence ATGCGAGTCGAGTACGACGACGTTGAAATCGAGGACGACCTGCGGGTGACCCACCAGGGCGAACTCTTCACCGGCGAGGTGGTCGAACGCTCACCGCAGGGTCAGGTCATCGCCCTCACCACGTACTTCAAGGGCATGGAGGACGGCCCCTCCGCCGAGTGGTACCCGAGTGGCGAGCGCAAGGCGGAGGGCAGTGTGCGCTATGGCATAGCTGTCGGCGTCCACGAGGAGTGGCACCGCAACGGCAACCCCGCTGCCCGTGTCGAGTTCGACGACCAGGGCAAGCTGCTCAGCCGCCAGCGCTGGGCCGAGGACGGCACCCCGATCAAGAACTAG
- a CDS encoding S8 family serine peptidase: MRRRQRRALTAGVLATALVAAGLAAQPASAQTRPTAAGSGTSGAFTLITGDRVTLDADGRPDIQRAQGRAGMRFVSSREDGHQYVIPVDAMPLLRDGRLDRRLFDLTALGELGYDDRAAELPLLVAYPENEAAQARTATVGGDGRVRTDLPAAHALAVRAGRDDRVTLWASLTRGTTSARTLTTGVTHIWLDGKRKVSLDRSVPQIGAPAAWQAGFDGTGVTVGVLDTGIDANHPDFAGHLTEVRDFTGGNDPGDAVGHGTHVASTIVGSGAASGGRYRGVAPGAKLLVGKVCATTECQDSDIITGMQWLAPQTRVVNLSVGGDDAPGLDPLETAVQELSHRYGTLFVVAAGNEGKPKSVSSPASADDALAVAAVDADDQRAYFSSRGPRIGDNHIKPEISAPGVDIVAAAPGGEYATMSGTSMATPHVAGTAAILAGQHPDWAGPQLKAALMDSAKPTGEDTIYEQGAGRVDIARAVAQPVAAEVAAIDFPVQRWPHADDTPVTQVVGYRNTGTAPVTLTLGIAPAPSGMLTVSPTTLVVPAGGRAQATITVDTRVDAPDGVYQGALTATGAGDLRVRTPFALNREIESYDVRLDHTGRDGRPATEYTTVAANLATGEFSTLAVAPGGGILRLPTGRYALWSTIHEADVSTLLVQPVLDVRGPVTEALDARNAKPVALTVPERDAAAISINVSANWDDGFRYPGVQLSGVSFADVFFGRIGPAVAAPEFTATLGVGLARPGRDGTFRNSPYTYDLAYVRPGDMFTGLTRKLSPKNLATVRTTYRSQSTATTAVRLHRAAAPGGSGPIGSRTPVDLPFRGTEYHNTDGGISWTSTFVEGDNSTTQTSTFTAGRSYTQTWNAAPFGPTVAQAPTLSPLGYAGRDGDTISVASLPLFGDATGRPANRDDRPVQIRLLRDGKEIGTSDSPWAEFAVPAGKATYRLEATATRGAPDTLSTSVSVAWTFTSAHTTSPQRLPLTTVRSTPVLDDTNTGRAGRITTIPLALDRQAGSTAVANRSLGVSASFDDGRTWIALPVLRNVALISHPRRAGFVSLRLTATDTAGNTVTETIQRAYRIA, encoded by the coding sequence GTGCGACGACGGCAACGACGCGCCCTGACAGCCGGCGTACTCGCGACCGCGCTGGTCGCTGCAGGCCTGGCGGCCCAACCGGCGAGCGCGCAGACGAGGCCGACGGCCGCCGGCTCCGGCACTTCCGGCGCCTTCACCCTGATCACCGGTGACCGGGTGACGCTCGACGCGGACGGGCGGCCGGACATCCAGCGGGCGCAGGGACGGGCCGGCATGCGGTTCGTGAGCAGTCGGGAGGACGGTCACCAGTACGTCATCCCGGTCGACGCGATGCCACTGCTGCGCGACGGTCGGCTCGACCGGCGGCTGTTCGACCTCACCGCGCTCGGCGAGTTGGGCTACGACGACCGGGCAGCCGAGTTGCCGCTGCTGGTCGCGTACCCCGAGAACGAGGCGGCGCAGGCGCGGACCGCGACCGTCGGCGGTGACGGGCGGGTGCGGACCGACCTGCCGGCCGCCCACGCGCTCGCGGTCCGGGCGGGCCGGGACGACCGGGTAACGCTCTGGGCCTCGCTGACCCGCGGGACGACCTCCGCGCGCACCCTCACCACCGGGGTCACCCACATCTGGCTGGACGGCAAGCGCAAGGTCTCCCTGGATCGCAGCGTGCCGCAGATCGGTGCGCCGGCGGCCTGGCAGGCCGGGTTCGACGGCACCGGCGTCACCGTCGGCGTGCTGGACACCGGAATCGACGCCAACCACCCGGACTTCGCCGGGCACCTCACCGAGGTCCGGGACTTCACCGGCGGCAACGACCCCGGCGACGCGGTCGGCCACGGCACCCACGTGGCGTCGACCATCGTCGGCAGTGGCGCCGCGTCCGGCGGCAGGTACCGAGGTGTGGCACCGGGGGCCAAGCTGCTCGTCGGCAAGGTCTGCGCCACCACCGAGTGCCAGGACTCGGACATCATCACCGGCATGCAGTGGCTCGCGCCGCAGACGCGGGTGGTCAACCTCAGCGTGGGCGGCGACGACGCGCCCGGACTCGACCCGCTGGAGACCGCCGTCCAGGAGTTGAGCCACCGGTACGGCACCCTCTTCGTGGTCGCGGCCGGCAACGAGGGCAAGCCGAAGTCGGTGTCCTCGCCGGCCTCCGCCGACGACGCCCTCGCCGTCGCCGCGGTCGACGCCGACGACCAGCGGGCCTACTTCTCCAGTCGGGGTCCGCGCATCGGCGACAACCACATCAAGCCCGAGATCAGCGCGCCCGGCGTCGACATCGTGGCCGCCGCGCCCGGCGGCGAGTACGCCACCATGTCCGGCACGTCGATGGCCACTCCGCACGTGGCCGGCACCGCCGCGATCCTCGCCGGGCAGCACCCGGACTGGGCCGGCCCGCAGCTCAAGGCCGCCCTGATGGACTCGGCAAAGCCGACCGGCGAGGACACCATCTACGAGCAGGGCGCCGGCCGGGTCGACATCGCGCGCGCGGTCGCCCAACCGGTCGCCGCCGAGGTCGCCGCCATCGACTTCCCGGTCCAGCGCTGGCCGCACGCCGACGACACCCCGGTCACCCAGGTCGTCGGCTATCGCAACACGGGCACCGCGCCGGTCACCCTGACGCTGGGCATCGCCCCGGCCCCGTCCGGCATGCTCACCGTCAGCCCGACCACCCTGGTGGTGCCGGCCGGTGGCCGCGCCCAGGCGACGATCACCGTGGACACCCGGGTGGACGCCCCGGACGGCGTCTACCAGGGGGCGCTGACCGCGACCGGCGCCGGCGATCTGCGGGTACGGACGCCGTTCGCGCTCAACCGCGAGATCGAGAGCTACGACGTACGGCTCGACCACACCGGACGCGACGGCAGGCCGGCCACCGAGTACACGACAGTGGCCGCGAACCTAGCCACTGGAGAGTTCAGCACCCTCGCCGTGGCCCCGGGCGGCGGAATCCTGCGCCTTCCCACGGGCCGTTACGCGCTCTGGAGCACCATCCACGAGGCCGACGTGTCGACCCTGCTCGTGCAGCCGGTCCTGGACGTACGCGGCCCGGTCACCGAGGCGCTCGACGCCCGTAACGCCAAACCGGTCGCGTTGACCGTGCCGGAGCGCGACGCCGCAGCCATCTCGATCAACGTGAGCGCCAACTGGGACGACGGCTTCCGCTATCCCGGCGTGCAGCTCAGCGGCGTGTCCTTCGCGGACGTCTTCTTCGGCCGGATCGGGCCCGCGGTCGCGGCACCCGAGTTCACCGCCACGCTCGGTGTCGGGCTCGCCCGACCGGGCAGGGACGGCACCTTCCGGAACAGCCCCTACACGTACGACCTGGCGTACGTCCGCCCGGGCGACATGTTCACGGGCCTGACCAGGAAGCTCTCACCGAAGAACCTGGCCACCGTACGGACGACCTACCGGAGCCAGTCCACGGCGACGACGGCCGTCCGGTTGCACCGTGCGGCGGCGCCTGGCGGCTCGGGCCCGATCGGTTCGAGGACGCCGGTCGACCTGCCGTTCCGCGGCACCGAGTACCACAACACCGACGGTGGCATCAGCTGGACGTCCACGTTCGTCGAGGGCGACAACTCCACCACGCAGACGTCGACCTTCACGGCGGGCCGGTCGTACACCCAGACCTGGAACGCGGCGCCCTTCGGGCCCACCGTGGCCCAGGCACCGACGCTGTCGCCCCTGGGGTACGCGGGCCGCGACGGCGACACCATCTCGGTCGCGTCGTTGCCCCTGTTCGGGGATGCCACGGGTCGCCCCGCGAACCGCGATGACCGGCCGGTGCAGATCCGGCTACTGCGTGACGGCAAGGAGATCGGCACCTCGGACAGCCCGTGGGCCGAGTTCGCGGTGCCCGCCGGCAAGGCGACCTACCGGCTGGAGGCGACGGCCACCCGGGGCGCACCGGACACCCTGTCGACGTCGGTCTCGGTGGCCTGGACCTTCACGTCGGCGCACACCACGTCGCCGCAACGGTTGCCGCTGACGACGGTCCGGTCGACGCCCGTGCTCGACGACACCAACACGGGCCGGGCGGGCCGGATCACGACCATCCCGCTGGCGCTGGACCGGCAGGCGGGCTCGACGGCGGTGGCCAACCGCAGTCTCGGCGTGTCCGCGTCGTTCGACGACGGCAGGACGTGGATCGCGTTGCCGGTGCTCCGGAACGTCGCCCTCATCAGTCACCCCCGGCGAGCCGGGTTCGTCTCGCTGCGTCTGACGGCCACCGACACCGCCGGCAACACGGTGACGGAGACGATCCAGCGGGCCTACCGGATCGCCTGA
- a CDS encoding RNA polymerase subunit sigma-70 translates to MSDSPDEQAVWLQRAFDEHRRELHVHCYRLAGNVTDAEDLVQETFLRAWRARDRFEGRASARTWFYRIATNVFLDSRKAAGHRTVPYGDPLEWSTELGPYPDALLADDPQTGLAARETVELAVIAALMYLPPRQRAAFVLRDVYGWTPQEIAAALDTAVAAVNSLLQRARHTLRRRAPSDPKDWRRPQLTSEDEEILRRYANAKDPETFRALLAEDVRITMPPEPPVVGIDAAAEFLGRPLDWRTFPTSANGRPALINYLRRPGSPHYEALVVDVLRIENGKIVESNAFIGARHVAAFSMPATLNAEAK, encoded by the coding sequence ATGTCCGACTCGCCTGATGAGCAGGCGGTCTGGCTGCAGCGCGCCTTCGACGAGCACCGGCGTGAGCTACACGTCCACTGCTACCGCCTCGCCGGGAACGTCACCGACGCGGAGGACCTGGTGCAGGAGACCTTCCTGCGCGCCTGGCGGGCTCGCGACCGCTTCGAGGGTCGGGCGTCGGCGCGCACCTGGTTCTACCGGATCGCCACGAACGTCTTCCTCGACAGCCGCAAGGCGGCCGGTCACCGGACGGTACCGTACGGTGATCCGCTGGAGTGGTCCACCGAGCTCGGTCCCTATCCCGACGCCCTGCTGGCCGACGATCCGCAGACCGGTCTCGCCGCCCGGGAGACCGTCGAGCTGGCCGTGATCGCAGCGCTCATGTACCTGCCGCCGCGGCAGCGGGCGGCCTTCGTGCTGCGCGACGTCTACGGCTGGACGCCGCAGGAGATCGCCGCCGCGCTCGACACCGCCGTAGCGGCCGTCAACAGCCTCCTCCAGCGGGCCCGCCACACCCTCCGGCGGCGCGCTCCGTCGGACCCGAAGGACTGGCGCCGCCCGCAGCTCACCAGTGAGGACGAAGAGATCCTGCGCCGCTACGCCAACGCGAAGGACCCGGAGACTTTCCGGGCACTGCTCGCCGAGGACGTACGGATCACGATGCCGCCCGAGCCGCCGGTCGTCGGGATCGACGCGGCCGCGGAGTTCCTCGGCCGACCGCTCGACTGGCGTACGTTCCCCACGTCGGCCAACGGGCGCCCGGCACTGATCAACTATCTCCGCCGGCCCGGCAGCCCGCACTACGAGGCGTTGGTCGTCGACGTACTCCGGATCGAGAACGGGAAGATCGTAGAGAGCAACGCCTTCATCGGTGCCCGTCACGTCGCCGCCTTCAGCATGCCCGCCACGCTCAACGCCGAAGCCAAGTGA
- a CDS encoding pore-forming ESAT-6 family protein, whose protein sequence is MSTDRRSFDVGTSQQVQSDLAGIIARLEAVISQRSADVSAAMADFQADGVSEEYRTVEDRWNRAAGEVRTIIDLVKTTMVKNDETATTTLSKARTAVQSIG, encoded by the coding sequence ATGAGCACAGATCGACGCAGCTTTGACGTGGGCACCTCGCAGCAGGTCCAGAGCGACCTCGCCGGGATCATCGCCCGGCTGGAGGCCGTGATCTCGCAGCGCAGCGCCGACGTGTCGGCCGCGATGGCCGACTTCCAGGCCGACGGCGTCTCCGAGGAATACCGGACCGTCGAGGATCGGTGGAACCGCGCCGCGGGCGAGGTGCGCACGATCATCGATCTGGTCAAGACCACGATGGTCAAGAACGACGAGACGGCGACGACCACGCTGTCCAAGGCGCGCACGGCGGTGCAGTCCATCGGCTGA
- a CDS encoding DUF6507 family protein yields MSAWDISPGGVRDVLNRTHAAAAPFEGQMTKFNSALEGSAVQSSSEIVGQALQGFVESIKTDLEFVFTRTGACMNAAAQATNAYVQGDLDMAANAQRSASAAPDPSATMPGPGRGAVPR; encoded by the coding sequence GTGAGCGCCTGGGATATCTCCCCCGGTGGAGTGCGCGACGTCCTGAATCGCACCCATGCCGCGGCCGCCCCGTTCGAGGGGCAGATGACCAAGTTCAACTCGGCGCTGGAGGGTTCCGCCGTCCAGTCGAGTTCGGAGATCGTCGGCCAGGCACTTCAGGGCTTCGTTGAGTCGATCAAAACGGACCTCGAGTTCGTGTTCACTCGCACGGGGGCGTGCATGAATGCGGCGGCACAGGCGACCAACGCCTACGTCCAGGGTGATCTGGACATGGCCGCCAACGCGCAACGCAGTGCCTCGGCGGCACCCGACCCCTCGGCGACGATGCCGGGGCCGGGCCGTGGGGCGGTGCCGCGATGA
- a CDS encoding DUF6177 family protein, with protein MTGTTDTISDKAIVLHQHRTVVGLSPWLAEAAVDAVRNGLMLQLVTPADGFITYPVEVMLAQAQGQWVVRADDQYRDGLTGLPLQWDGHRFSSANGSQGAGALPASDPWTGGLEIQIVTLHPATEALDLGASTEAAVRALTGNDPAGWGVAEPVTETWSRRDLTSFCRTRAPAPTSVAVVGGDNRSALLGVLTVERVDVGVREQLRLAGPPLSAVDEATIEALAEKLASTVRSMIVAVHPGRSGGVRSSTPSLPALPWGILVGRQEQALDSEPEVIPGRALGRGARRAWWYRVDTGPGAPYENLAAVLRRYGLRADRQGTG; from the coding sequence ATGACGGGGACGACCGACACGATCAGCGACAAGGCCATCGTCCTGCACCAGCACCGTACGGTGGTCGGCCTGTCGCCCTGGCTCGCCGAAGCCGCTGTCGACGCGGTCCGCAACGGGCTGATGCTCCAGCTCGTCACTCCGGCCGACGGCTTCATCACGTACCCGGTCGAGGTGATGCTCGCGCAGGCACAGGGGCAGTGGGTGGTGCGCGCCGACGACCAGTACCGCGACGGGCTCACCGGCCTGCCGCTGCAGTGGGACGGCCACCGCTTCTCGTCCGCCAACGGCTCCCAGGGCGCCGGGGCGCTGCCGGCCTCCGACCCGTGGACCGGCGGCCTGGAGATCCAGATCGTCACGCTGCACCCGGCCACCGAGGCCCTGGACCTCGGCGCCAGCACCGAGGCCGCCGTGCGCGCTCTCACCGGCAACGATCCGGCCGGGTGGGGCGTCGCCGAGCCGGTGACCGAGACGTGGTCGCGCCGCGACCTCACGTCCTTCTGTCGTACGCGCGCACCGGCACCGACCAGCGTGGCGGTCGTCGGCGGCGACAACCGGTCGGCGCTGCTCGGTGTCCTCACTGTCGAGCGGGTCGACGTCGGCGTCCGCGAACAACTCCGGCTGGCCGGCCCCCCACTGTCGGCTGTTGACGAGGCGACGATCGAGGCACTCGCCGAGAAGCTGGCGTCGACCGTCCGCAGCATGATCGTGGCCGTGCACCCGGGCCGGTCCGGCGGAGTGCGGTCCAGCACGCCGAGCCTTCCCGCGCTGCCGTGGGGCATCCTGGTCGGCCGTCAGGAACAGGCGCTCGACTCCGAGCCCGAGGTGATTCCGGGCCGGGCGCTCGGCCGGGGGGCGCGGCGAGCCTGGTGGTACAGAGTGGACACCGGGCCGGGCGCCCCGTACGAGAACCTTGCGGCAGTGCTGCGCAGGTACGGCCTGCGTGCCGACCGCCAAGGCACCGGCTGA